GATTATTTCAGGAGATTCGGACATTACAGACTTCTGCGGATATTGCGCGGGTGATCCAGTCAAAATAATAAGCGTTAAATTGCTCACACTTTTTTAAAACAAAAAACAATACAGGTTTTCAACGTGGCGCGACGGTGTTAAGGTGCCACTGTTTTCAACGCAGGATTGTTACTGGTTAACAGGCAAAACCTAAGCGTTTCACAGCAGTTATCGCTGTGGAGTGCTTAGGTTTTTTTTTTGCCTGTCGTTTACGCAGGAGAGACATTTGGCTTAGCGCTTTTCACTGATTTTAAAAAATTAAATATCGACAGGAAATAGAAAATTTTCCTGCGGCTGGTTACGCACTAAATACTCAATCACGGGCTGCTATTATGGCAAATAAAAATAAATTCTACGCATTCGCCTTATTGACGTTATCCCCGCTGTCCATGGCGCAAGACTGGAACGGAACGGTATTAGGTTTTGAGGCGCCACCGGCTCCTGTTCTCGGTGAGATGCTCGGCGTGCGGAAGATCCTCAACGATAACGGCTTTACGTACAATCTTGGTTATTTAAACGAAATCGGCTGGAACGGTGGTGGTGGCTATAACCATGACTCCCACGTGGCCTATATCGATCAGTTTGCGCTGACCTTTAATCAGGATCTGGCGCGCTGGACCGGCATTCCCGATGCGCGTATTGAAGGGAATATCGTCAACCGCAACCACAATGACGATCTCACCACCAGACGCGTTCAGGATCCGCGCGTTAATTTTAACGATCTGACGCAGGAAAGCTGGGGCGGGCAGTCGATTACCCGTCTGGGCTGGCTGACCTTTGCCCGCAGCTTTGACGACCGACGTCTGACGTGGCGCATAGGGATGATGAACAAGGTGCAGACCTTCGATCAAATCATCCCCTGTGACTTCCAGCTGCTGTCGCAGTGCGGCGGCAAGTCAGCCAACTCATTAACCTGGAACAACTGGAACGTACACACCTGGGGCACGACGCTTGAGTATAAATTCACGCCGACACTTACCCTAAAAGGCGGCGTGATGGAGCAAAATCAGCAGGCCTCCAGCCGTAGCCACGCCTGGAGCTGGTCGACAAAGGGCAGCAAAGGTGTCTTGCTGCCGGTTGAAATCGAAGCGCGTCCGCTGATTAATGGTCTGCCGGGTGCGTATAACCTGGGGGTGGTGTTTACCAACGCGCCGCAAACCGATCTCTATCGCGGTAAATCCGGAGGGGCAGGCGCGACGGACCCGGCGGGATTTGCGCAACACAACCGGACCTGGTTTATGTACGCCGGCCTCAACCAGCAGCTTACGCAGCATCAGGACGATCCGAATCGCGGCTTAAGCACCTCTTTCAGCATGAGCCTTGCCGATCAGCGTACGAATTACATGCATCAGGTTTACGCCGCCTCGCTGCGCTATCGCGGGTTGTTTGATGCACGCCCGGAAGACTGGATTGGCTTTGGCGTAACCTGGATTGATATGAGCAGCCAGTACGCGCGCAACCAGCGTTACCTGAACAGCCTGAGCGGCGTTTCCGGCTATAACGATCCGGCCTGGCACCCGGTGCCGGGCCATTCCCTGAACGGCGAGTTTTACTACCGTTTTCGTCCAGTGCCATGGCTTGAGCTACAGCCGGGCATTCAGTACTGGCACCATCCCGGCGGGGTCAGCCGCACCCAGGATGCCTGGGTCACGGAGCTGAAAACGGTGGTGACCTTCTGATATCACCGGTGCAAGTTCGATCCGCATCACGTTTCTGACGCGTGACCCATTGAGGCTACGAATGAAACTGTTACAGTGCCAGAACTGGATTGTTACTGCTTAGGCAGGCAAAACCTGATTTTCTGGCATCTGCCGGAGGTCAGGTTTTTTTGTTTCTGGGGTTCCGATGAAAATCGCCAAAATACTTAATAACAATGTGGTGGTTGTTCAGGATGAACGCGGAGGTGAACAGGTGGTGATGGGGCGCGGGCTGGCTTTCCAGAAGCGCGTCGGTGATGACCTGGATACCGCGTTGATTGAAAAGGTGTTTGCGCTGCAAAGTGATGAGTTGGTGCGTCGGCTTGGAGAGTTGCTGAGCCAGATCCCGCTGGAAGTGATGACCACCTGTGACCGGATTATTGGGCTGGCGGCACAGCGGCTGGGAAAACTGCAGGACAGCTTGTATATCACACTCACGGACCACTGCTACTTTGCGATTGAACGCCAGAAAAAAGGGCTGGCCATCAAAAACGTGCTGCTGTGGGATATCAAGCGGTTATATCCGAAGGAGTTCGAATTAGGGCAGGAGGCGCGGGCCATTATCGCCAGACGCCTGAACGTCGAACTGGAGGAGGATGAGGCGGGGTTTATCGCACTGCATCTGGTGACCGCGCAGTTGAACAGCGAAATGCCGGACGTGATGCACGTGACGCGGGTGATGCAGGAGATCCTGCAACTGGTGAAGTATCAGCTGCAGCTTGAGTATGACGAAGAGTCGCTCAGCTATCAGCGTTTTGTCACCCACCTGAAGTTTTTTGCCCAGCGGATGCTTACCCGCACGGTGGTGGAAGATGATGATGTCACGCTGCATTCGGCGGTAAAGGACAACTATGCGAAAGCCTGGAAATGCGCCGAGAAAATCGCGCAGCATCTGAATAAAAGCTACCAGCGCGATCTGACAACCGAAGAAATTATGTTCCTCGCTATTCATATCGAGCGAGTGAGAAAAGAGGGGCGTTAAGCCTCAACACGGGATTGTTACTGCATAACGCAGGCAAAACCTGAGCGCGGACTTCGTAAGGAGGCCGTTCTCGGGTTTTTTTATTTTTTGAACTCAGTCAACAGATGCCTGCGGGCATCGGATGTAAGGAAATCGAGATGGAATACCAGGCTCTGGCGAAGGATATTCTCGGCCACGTTGGCGGAAAAGAGAACATAATCAGTCTTGTCCACTGTGCCACCCGGCTTCGCTTCAGGCTCAAAGAGAATCAACGGGCAGATGCGGAAGGGCTCAAGAAAAACCCGGGCGTGATCATGGTGGTGGAAAGCGGCGGCCAGTTTCAGGTGGTGATTGGTAACCACGTTCATGATGTCTGGCAGGCGGTGCGGAGCGAAGCAGGACTGACTGATGACGCGCCTGTTGTGGAAGACAAGGGGGAAAAGGGGAATCTGCTGGGTCGTCTGATCGACATCGTCTCCGGGATCTTTACCCCGTTTATCGGCATTCTTGCCGCGTCCGGTATTCTGAAAGGGCTGCTGGCGCTGGCGGTGGTGTGCGGCTGGCTTAGCACTGAGAGCGGTACCTATAAAATCTGGTTTGCCGCAAGCGACGCGCTGTTCTTCTTCTTCCCGCTGGTGCTGGGCTATACCGCCGGGAAAAAATTCGGCGGCAATCCGTTTATTACCATGGTGATTGGCGGGGCGCTCACTCATCCGGTGATGATTGCGGCGTTTAACGCCAGCCAGCAGCCTGGTGCGGTAGCGGAAGCCTTTCTCGGCATCCCTGTCACCTGGTTCAACTACAGCGCGTCGGTGATCCCGATCATCCTCGCCTCGTGGGTCAGCTGCTGGCTGGAAAAACAGAGCACCAGGCTGCTGCCTTCCTCGATGAAAAACTTCTTCGCGCCGCTGATCTGTCTGGGCGTGACCGTACCGCTGACTTTCCTCATCATTGGACCGCTGGCGACCTGGCTGAGCCAGATGCTGGCGAACGGCTATCAAAGCATTTACGTTCTGGCGCCGTGGCTGGCGGGGGCGGCGATGGGCGCGCTGTGGCAGGTCTGCGTTATTTTTGGTCTGCACTGGGGGCTGGTACCGCTGATGATTAACAACCTGGCGGTGCTGGGACATGACTCCATGCTGCCGATGCTGCTGCCCGCCGTGTTCGGGCAAGTCGGGGCGGCGCTGGGGATCTTCCTGCGAACCCGCGATGCCCGCCAGAAAATGCTGGCAGGTTCATCGGTGACGGCAGGCATTTTTGGTATCACCGAACCGGCGGTTTATGGCGTGAACCTGCCTCTGCGCCGTCCGTTTATCTTTGGCTGCGTGGCGGGGGCTATCGGCGGCGCGATTGTCGGCTTCAGCGATACCCACGTTTACTCCTTTGGCTTCGCCAATATCTTTACCATTGCACAGATGATCCCGCCTGGGGGCGTAAACGCCACGCTGTGGGGCGGTGTCATCGGTACCGTGGTGGCGCTGGTGATGAGCTGCGGCCTGACCCTGGTGGCCGGAATGCCCGGGCGTGCCACGCCGGAGGTTGCGCTTTCTGCCGGGGAAAACGATGTCTTATCCCCCATGACCGGTACCGTTCTGGCGCTTGACCAGGTGCCGGATACCACGTTTGCCAGCGGCCTGCTGGGCAGCGGTGCCGCCATTATTCCAACTGATAACAAAGTGGTTGCCCCGTTTGCCGGTGTGGTGGCCTCTTTGTTCCAGACCAAACACGCCATCGGCTTGCTCAGCGACAGCGGGATTGAAGTGTTGATCCATGTGGGTATCGACACCGTGAAGCTCGACGGCAGGCCGTTTACTGCCCATGTGAAGGTGGGCGACAGGGTTCAGCCTGGCGACCTGCTGCTGGAGTTTGATCGTCAGGCGATTATTGATGCCGGATATGACCTGGCGACCCCGATTATTATCAGTAACAGCGATGAGTATCGTGACGTGGTGACCGTGGCGGCGACGTCCGTCAATGCGGGTGCGCCGTTACTCAGCGTCAGCAAACAATAACAGGAGAACGTGATGAAAACTTTCCCGGACGATTTTTTATGGGGCGGCGCGGTTGCCGCGAATCAGGTAGAAGGCGCGTATCTGGAGGATGGAAAAGGACTGTCCACCTCAGACGTTCAGCCGCAGGGGGTCTTCGGCCCGGTAGTTGAGCGCGTGGCGGGTGACAGCGGCATCAAGGATATCGCCATCGACTTCTATCATCGCTATCCGGAAGACATCAGGTTGTTCGCGGAGATGGGCTTTAGCTGCCTGCGCGTCTCCATTGCCTGGACGCGTATTTTTCCCAACGGCGACGAACTTCAGCCTAACGAAGCGGGACTGGCGTTTTACGACAGATTGTTTGACGAGCTGGCTGCGCACAACATTACGCCGCTGGTGACGCTCTCACACTACGAAATGCCGTGGGGGCTGGTGAAGCAGTACGGCGGGTGGGGCAGCCGCCAGACTATTGGATTCTTTGAGCGCTATGCCCGTACCGTCTTTGCGCGCTACAAAGAGAAGGTGAAGCTGTGGCTGACCTTCAATGAGATCAATATGTCTCTGCACGCCCCGATGACGGGCGTCGGTCTGCCGGAAACCAGCAGCAAAGGGGAGGTGTATCAGGCGATCCACCATCAGCTGGTGGCCAGCGCGCTGGCGGTAAAAGCCTGTCACGAGATCGTGCCTGACGCCAGAATTGGCAACATGCTGCTGGGCGGACTGATGTATCCGCTGACCTGTAAGCCGGAAGATGTACTGGAAACGCTGCAGGAAAACCGCACCTGGCAGTTCTTTGGCGACGTACAGTGCCGTGGCGCCTACCCGGGGTATATGCAGCGCTTCTTCCGCGACAACGGGATTCAGCTTGAGGTCACGGATGCCGACCGCGAGGCGCTGAAATCCACCGTCGATTTTATCTCCTTCAGCTATTACATGACGGGCTGCGTCACCGCGGATGAAGCCCTCAACCAGCAGGCGCGTGGCAACATCCTGAGCATGGTGCCAAACCCGCATCTGGCAAGTTCCGAATGGGGCTGGCAAATTGACCCTGTCGGTCTGCGCACCCTGTTGAATGTGCTCTGGGACCGTTATCAGAAGCCGTTGTTTATTGTGGAAAATGGTCTGGGAGCAAAGGATAAACCGGACGCTGATGGTGTGGTGCAGGATGATTATCGCATCCGCTACCTTAACGACCATCTGGTACAGGTGCGCGAAGCCATTGAGGATGGGGTTGAGGTAATGGGATATACCAGCTGGGGGCCAATCGACCTGGTGAGTGCGTCTAAAGCTGAACTCTCCAAGCGCTATGGCTTTATTTACGTCGATCGCGATGACAGCGGAAATGGCACGCTGGCCCGCAGTCGTAAGAAAAGCTTCTATTGGTATAAAGAGGTAATTGCGACAAAAGGCGCATCGTTAAAAGCGGAATAAAGGGAATTTGCCCGGCGGTATGCCGGGCAAAGGAATCAGAAAATCATCTTGAATACACCGGTGACGACCAACAGTCCTATCAGAAATATAATTAAAATTACCCACAGTAATATTTTCATTCGCGTCTCCTGCGTCTGTATGTCAACAGTAAGTGTAGCAGGCAATTTATCATTAAGATGAATTCACTGATTTAATTCATTTCTGTGATGTATAATTTTCTGAATATAAAAGTGTATGACAATTTGCACATTGCCACGCATTACTAAAAAAACAAACAGCATCAAGCGTAATTTGCGCCTTTATTTTTTGCGTGAATGGCGTAATGAAACCTTTTCTTATTTTATCTCTGAGTGCTTCTTTTGCATTTTGTCTGGCCGGCTGTGCGCCGCAACATGCCACGGTATCCCCCCTCACTACCCGGCCGATCACGGCGTCGGTTAATACGGTTCTGCGTCATCAGGACTGGCCGAAAAATGAATGGTGGAAGGCGTATAACGATCCCCAGCTAAACAGACTGATTGCCAAAGCACTGGACGATGCACCGGATATGCAGATTGCCCGTCAGCGTATTACCCTTGCTGAAGCCCAGGCTAAAGCCACCCTGGCAGCCGACGGCCCGCAAATGGATTTTTCGGCTGACGCCGAACGTCAGAAAATGTCCGCCGAAGGGCTGATGGGGCCTTTTGCTCTTACCGATCCGGCGGCGGGAACCACCGGCCCCTGGTATACCAACGGTACATTCGGCCTGACTGCGGGCTGGGATCTTGATTTGTGGGGCAAAAATCGCGCCCGGGTGGAGGCCCGGATAGGCAAAGTGAATGCGCAAAAAGCGGAGCTTGAGCAGACCCTTCAACTGCTTGCCAGCAGCGTGGCGCGGCTCTACTGGGACTGGCAAACACAGGCCGCCGCAGGGGATATCCTCATGCAGATAAAATCCGAACAGGACAATATCATTGGTGCCGATCGCGAGCTGTATCAGCACGGCATCACCTCCTCTGTGGAAGGTGTCGAAACCGATATCAACGCCAGCAAAACCGAAGAGCAAATCGCCGAGGTTCACGGCAAAATGAAAGCCGTTGAGGCGCGTCTGAACGCGTTGACTAATACCTCCGCGCTGGTGCTCACACGGCATGCCTTACCGACGGTTGAGGCGTCGTTACCGTCGACGCTGGGGTATGAACTGCTGGCCCGACGGCCGGATCTGCAGGAGGCCCACTGGTATATCGAAGCGTCCATGAGCGAGGTCGATGCCGCCAGAGCGGCGTTTTATCCTGATGTGAATCTGATGGCGTTTTTACAGCAGGATGCCCTGCACCTGAGCGATCTGTTCCGTTCTTCAGCCCAGCAAATGGGCGTGACCGCCGGGCTGACCTTGCCCATTTTTGACAGCGGCAGGCTGAATGCACAGCTGGATATCGCCCAGGCGCAGAACAATCTCTCGGTGGCGAATTACAACAAGGCGGTGGTGGATGCCGTGAATCAGGTGGCACGTACGGCCAGCGAAGTGGAAATGCTGACGGCGAAAAATCAGCATCAGCAGCAGGTGGAAAAAGATGCCGCGCGTGTGGTGGCGCTGGCGCAGGCGCGTTTTAGCGCCGGGATTATTGCCGGATCCCGCGTCAGTGAAGCCAAAATCCCCGCGCTGAAAGAACATCTCGCCGGTCTGCTGCTGCAGGGCGAGTACATTGACGCCACGCTGCAGCTGACGTCCGCGCTCGGCGGTGGTTATCATCATGGCTAAAAAAGGACATTATCTATACTTACCTCTTTGCAGTTTTTCAGGAGGTGAGTATGACCAAAGTAGCGATTGTCACCGCATCGGACTCCGGGATTGGTAAAACCACGGCCCTGATGCTGGCTGAACGTGGGTTTGATATTGGTGTCACCTGGCATTCTGATGAACAAGGGGCGCGGGAGACCTGCCGCGAAGTAGAGGCGCAGGGACGGCGGGCTGAAGCTATCCAGCTTGATTTAAGCACCCTGCCGCAGGGGGCGCAGGCGATTGAAACGTTAATCGCCCGTTTTGGTCGCCTGGACGTGCTGGTTAACAACGCCGGCGCGATGACCAAAGCGCCCTTCCTGGATATGCCGTTTGATGAGTGGCGGAACATCTTTACTGTCGACGTGGACGGCGCGTTTCTCTGTTCGCAAATAGCCGCGCGTACCATGGTAAAGCAAGGGGAAGGGGGGCGAATTGTGAATATCACCTCGGTGCATGAACACACGCCGCTGCCGGAGGCCAGCGCCTATACCGCCGCAAAACACGCCCTGGGGGGATTAACCAAATCCATGGCGCTGGAGCTGGTGCAGCACAACATTCTGGTGAATGCTGTCGCGCCGGGGGCGATTGCCACCCCGATGAATGATATGGACGAGAGTGAAGTGAAGGAAGGCTCGATGCCAGCGATCCCGCTCGCCAGACCGGGGTACACCAAAGAGATCGCCAGTCTGGTGGCGTGGTTATGCGACAGCGACGCCAGCTACACCACCGGCCAGTCGTTTATCGTCGATGGTGGGTTTATGCTGGCGAATCCGCAGTTTAAACCGGCGGGTTAGCTTCCCCCTCACCCCGTGGGAGAGGGTGTTTTAAGTTCCCTCTCCCTGTGGGAGAGGGTGAGGGCAGCAGGCCGCACTCACTCCTCATCCTGCTTCTTCTCTCTGTGCCGCATCCACAGCCTGACCCCAATCACTGCCACAACCACCAGTATCAGCCACGCCCAGTGCTTCAGATGCTGGTCAAGGTTATGCAGCCACGGACCTATCACTTCTCCACCCACGTAACCGAGCGTGGTAAAAATCAGCGCCCAGGCGAATGCACCAATCACGTTCAGCGGCAGGAAAATTTTCGGCGGCAGGCGGCTGGCGCCAATCAATATCGGCCCGATGATCCGAAAGCCATACATAAAACGGGTGCCAATAACAAACAGGTAAGGATGACGCTGAATGAGCCGTTGCGCCCGGTTAATCTTCTTTTTGTGTTTAGCGAAACGCTTAAGCAGCGTCGGCCCAAAGCGCATCCCCAGAAAGTAGAGCAGCTGATCGCCAATCATCCCGCCCAGGGCAACCGCGGCAACGACCAGCGGGAATTTGAGTAATCCCTGATGCGCGGCGACGCCGCCTAACAGCGTGATGGTTTCACCTTCCGCCACGCTCCCGACAACCAGCGCTGCGTATCCGTATTGTTCAATAAGTCCGTTGATATCCATTACGTAAACATCATCTCCCTCAGCATGCCTCGCTTAATCATATACCCCTTGTCTCAACCGCGGGGCAATCAACGGAAATTTCCCACTGTACATAAAATAATCTAAAGCCTGCATTATACTTAAGGTATCGATGACGGGCCGACAACAAGGGGGCGCTATGAACCATGTCTGGGGACTTTTTTCCCATCCCGATCGTGAAATGCATGTCATCAAAAGTGAGAACGAAACGGTCTCGCATCATTACACGCACCACGTGCTGCTGATGGCAGCGGTGCCGGTGATATGCGCGTTTATCGGTACAACACAAATCGGCTGGAACTTTGGTGATGGTACCGTGGTTCAGCTTTCCTGGTTTACCGGGCTTTATCTGGCCATTCTCTTTTATGGTCTGATGCTGGCGGGTGTCGCCATCATGGGACGTGTCATTCACTGGATGGCGCGTAACTATCCGCAACGTCCTTCACTGGCACACTGTATGGTCTTTGCCGGATATGTCGCGACCCCGCTGTTCTTAAGCGGTATTGTTGCGCTCTATCCACTGGTCTGGTTGTGCGCGCTGATCGGTACTATTGCGCTCTTTTACACGGGTTATCTGCTGTATCTGGGCGTACCCACCTTCCTGAATATCAATAAAGAAGAGGGCCTGAGCTTCTCCAGTTCAACGCTCGCCATCGGCGTGCTGGTGCTGGAGGCGTTACTGGCGCTGACGGTGATTCTTTGGGGTTATGGATACCGTCTCTTCTGAGTTCACTGCATTGCTGGCGTAAATGCCAGCAATGCAGCATCTGTTCACGATTATCCGCTGGCGACAATGCACGGTGACCGCTATGATGCCGGAGCCAGCCTGTGTTTCTCCGTCGACACAGGCGGTGTACGTCATAACGTGCGTGAATAATTATCAGAAGTCTCACCATGCTGAAATTCCGAGTTTCTTTACTTAGCCTGGCACTGTTGCTGGGGGCGTCTGCTGGCGTGCCAGCTCTCGCCAAAACGCCCGCGGTGACCACCGCTGCTGCCCAACCGCAAATCGCTTCCGGCAGCGCGATGATTGTTGATCTCAACACCAATAAGGTGATCTACGCCAGCCATCCGGATCTGGTGCGCCCGATTGCCTCGATAACCAAATTAATGACCGCGATGGTGGTGCTGGATGCACATCTGCCGCTGGATGAAAAACTGAAAGTGGACATCAGCCACACGCCGGAGATGAAAGGGGTTTACTCCCGCGTGCGTCTGAACAGTGAAATCAGCCGTAAAAACATGCTGCTGCTGGCGCTGATGTCGTCTGAAAACCGCGCGGCAGCGAGCCTCGCCCACCACTATCCGGGTGGCTATGACGCTTTTGTTCGCGCGATGAATGCCAAAGCCAAAGCGCTGGGTATGAATAATACCCATTATGTTGAGCCGACAGGTCTGTCGATTCACAACGTCTCCACGGCGCGCGATCTGACGAAACTGCTGATTGCCAGTAAACAGTACCCGCTGATTGGGCAACTCAGCACCACGCGTGAAGAGATGGCCACCTTTGCGAATCCGGCCTATACGCTGCCGTTTCGCAACACCAACCACCTGGTGTACCGCGAGAACTGGAATATTCAGTTAACCAAAACCGGCTTTACTAACGCGGCGGGTCACTGTCTGGTGATGCGTACCGTGTTCAACGGTAAACCGGTGGCGCTGGTGGTGATGGATGCCTTCGGCAAATATACTCACTTCGCCGATGCCAGCCGACTGCGCACCTGGATTGAAACAGGGAAAGTGCAGCCGGTTCCGGCTGCGGCGCTGACGTATAAAAAGCAGAAAGCCGAGCAGATGGCGACGGCGCAGAACGATTAGGTAAAAGCAAAACGGTAACTATGTTACCGTTTTTTTCTGTTTTCTCCCTCTCCCTGTGGGAGAGGGCCGGGGTGACGGCACCAGACCGCACTGGGCCTATTCCGGCAGCGTCCAGTCTCCGTCGTTGAGCGGGCGCTGCATAATCACCGTATCCCGCCAGTCGCCTTTTTTGTAACCCACGCTACGCAACTGACCCACGACTTCAAAACCGTGCTTTTTATGCAGTCGCAATGAGCCGGCGTTATTATTGCCATCACCCACAACGGCAATCATCTGCCGCCAGGGGCCTTGCTCGCAGCGTTCAATCAGCGCGCCCATTAATGCGCTGCCAAAACCGCGTCCTGTGGTGCTGGCATCCACGTAAATAGATTCTTCCAGCGTGTAGCGATATGCGTGTCGTGGACGGTAGGGGGTGGCATAGCAATAGCCCACCACAATGCCGCGATACAGCGCCACCAGCCAGGGCAAACCGTTATCGGTGACGTTTTTCAAACGCTTACGCATTTCATCAACGGTGGGGGGAATTTCCTCAAACGACGCGCGTCCGTGAAGTACATGCCATGCGTAAATAGCCGAAATGGCATGCACATCGTCGGGAAGGGCATCGCGCACTTCCACTTCGGTTACGGATAAGATATCAACAGCCGACATGATGTGCCTGCTCCTCGTCAAAGATTGCCGGAGAAACGTTTCTCCGGCGAGTGCAGGTACTCTAGTACGATTGAGCTGTGCTTAACAATCTCTTAAATATGGCTGTATGAATTAATCAGACGCTTGCGTTATGGACTGCTCCGCGTTCACGCTCTCCTTCCAGTATTTATTCCGCGTTGTTTTACCAATGCCGGGATTCATACTGTTTGTAGGGTCATTCTCGCGATAAAACTGCTTAAGTGTATCGGGGGCTTTGTAAAGATGCCCGACGTTGTGTTCCGCAGGATATTGTGCGCCACGTTCGCGAAGAAGGGCGAGCATCTCCTCTTTCAACGCGTGCGCGTCGACCCCTTTTTTAACGATGTAATCCTGGTGGAAGACGTAGCACATAAAGTGGCCGTAATAGAGCTTATGCACCAGCTTGCTGTCGATTTCCGGCGGTAGATGTTCAAACCACTCGGTATCGTTGCGTCGCAGCGCAATATCCAGCGCCAGAATATCCTCTACCTCTTCTGAGTGTACGGCCTGATAACGGATGGCGGCACCCGCAGCGGCAAAACGGTGCAGGAAGGCTTTGCTTCCCTCCTCAGGCGTACAGGCGAAGAAATCCCCCTCGGCGGTTTTAAAGAATTCGCTCAGCCAGGTCTGCGCTTCGGCGATCCCGTCTCCGGCCATTTTCAGCAGCAGGTGATGTTCATACTTATCGCGCCAGGTTTTCATGCGCTCCGGCAGGTGGGCGGGGAAGACATTCCCCAGCTTCTGCATAAAGCGGTCGGTGAAGTGCGGTTTAAACAGCGACACCTTCTCCAGCATCGCGTCGGTGCGGCCTTTCATGGTGAAGAAGAACGGCATTTTATCGGTGCCGAGCTTGTCGATCATCAGGAACGTATCTTTGCCGTAGCGTTCGGCGATGTCGTAGATATCCCGGTGCATATACTCGCCCGCCACCGGCAGGTGCGTGAATTCGCCCAGAATATGACGACGGATTTCGGTCAGCACGTCAGGCTGATTGGTGCCGATGTAAAACACCTGCTGCTTTTTCTCGGCCGGGAAGGTGTCGAGCCGGACCGCGAAAACGGCCAGTTTGCCCGCGCAGCCGGAGGATTCAAACAGGCGGTCCGGGTCGGCGTTATAACGCGCCGGGGTATCCGCGTCGATATCGCGCACGCGGGTGACGTAATCGTGGTCGTGGGCATGACGGCCATCGTGCTGCACGTCTTCATCTTTCACGCGATCGTCGTCGAGCTTGCTCAGGATCTGCTCCGGGGTAACGCCCAGATCGATTCCCAGATGGTTAACCAGCGTCAGCTTGCCGTTTTCATCAATACGGGCATACAGCGACATTTCGGTATAAGCGGGTCCGCGCTGCACCAGCGAGCCGCCGGAGTTATTGCAGATCCCACCAATGACGGAGGCGCCAATACAGGATGAACCAATCACCGAATGCGGTTCGCGCCCCAGAGGTTTAAGCGCTTTTTCCAGCGAGTAGAGCGTGGTGCCGGGGAAGGCCAGCACCTGCTCGCCTTTATCCAGCAGGTGGAGTTTGTCGAGACGCAGGGTGCTGATGATGACGATATCACGGTCGTAATCGTTGCCGTTCGGCGTCGAGCCTTCGGTCAGGCCGGTGTTAGCCGCCTGCATTAAAATAATCTTGTCGGCGGCGACGCAGGCGCTCAGGACGCGCCACAGCTCCAGCAGCGTGCCGGGAAAAACCACCGCCAGCGCATCGCCCTGTCCGGAACGAAAGCCCTTACGGTAGCGGGCAGTTTTGGCCGGGTCGGTAAGCAGGTGAGAGTGACCAACCAGGCGCGACAGTTCGTGAATAAAAGTCGTGTTATCGGCAGTTCGAACAGAAGACATCTTCCACTCCTTGTGGTGGGGCAAATTTCTCGCTGTAAAGCATAGCGCGATTAGCCGTTTAGAGGGCGCGTATTTGCGAGAAAAATCAGAGAATAACCCTGCAACGTTCTGAGGGTTTGTGGCACACTGCGCTTTTCGCACGCCCTGGCCGAGATCTTCCGGCGGAAATTGATGAGAGAGTAAAACGACATGAAATGGCTATGTTCTGTAGGTGTCGCCGTCAGCCTGGC
This region of Enterobacter cloacae complex sp. R_G8 genomic DNA includes:
- the dld gene encoding D-lactate dehydrogenase, with translation MSSVRTADNTTFIHELSRLVGHSHLLTDPAKTARYRKGFRSGQGDALAVVFPGTLLELWRVLSACVAADKIILMQAANTGLTEGSTPNGNDYDRDIVIISTLRLDKLHLLDKGEQVLAFPGTTLYSLEKALKPLGREPHSVIGSSCIGASVIGGICNNSGGSLVQRGPAYTEMSLYARIDENGKLTLVNHLGIDLGVTPEQILSKLDDDRVKDEDVQHDGRHAHDHDYVTRVRDIDADTPARYNADPDRLFESSGCAGKLAVFAVRLDTFPAEKKQQVFYIGTNQPDVLTEIRRHILGEFTHLPVAGEYMHRDIYDIAERYGKDTFLMIDKLGTDKMPFFFTMKGRTDAMLEKVSLFKPHFTDRFMQKLGNVFPAHLPERMKTWRDKYEHHLLLKMAGDGIAEAQTWLSEFFKTAEGDFFACTPEEGSKAFLHRFAAAGAAIRYQAVHSEEVEDILALDIALRRNDTEWFEHLPPEIDSKLVHKLYYGHFMCYVFHQDYIVKKGVDAHALKEEMLALLRERGAQYPAEHNVGHLYKAPDTLKQFYRENDPTNSMNPGIGKTTRNKYWKESVNAEQSITQASD